One window of the Pseudobacteroides sp. genome contains the following:
- a CDS encoding fibronectin type III domain-containing protein: MKKIILTARPVILTMILIVVFSVSMFAQVATLKSWTSLYHGSSSEQQNVIYDVPSGSNANRLLLVAIASERTGPGVLSVSLSYGGQPLTLAQGDIGISSIQHTAIYYLNEAGLDAAGTNNTLSVAISGGTIRNTDVWAAVFDYINQGSPLTGSINYNSGAVLVNGFAFSPALLVNAFNQAVEVIATYNSGQNQPATITYAPEWTMILDQTATYLAGFNGYSMRNSVANRTIPFSATTDPSTTSLNKFAYSSMTGLSMNYQPPPPPTIQASDVIFTNITSTSFTVRWTNGNGTNRLVIVKQGSAVDAIPADGTTYSANNAWASGQEITTGDFVVYNGTADSVVVVNLEAATTYHVAVYEFSGPQGLEDYLQTIEPARGNTTT; the protein is encoded by the coding sequence ATGAAAAAAATAATTCTGACTGCAAGGCCTGTAATTTTAACAATGATTTTAATTGTTGTCTTTTCCGTCTCCATGTTTGCGCAGGTTGCCACACTGAAAAGCTGGACAAGCCTATATCACGGCAGTTCATCTGAACAACAGAATGTCATTTATGATGTCCCTTCAGGAAGCAATGCCAACAGGCTGCTATTGGTTGCCATTGCCTCAGAAAGAACTGGCCCCGGAGTTCTATCAGTTTCTCTTTCATATGGAGGACAGCCTTTAACACTTGCACAAGGTGATATCGGCATCTCGTCCATCCAGCATACAGCTATATATTATTTGAATGAAGCTGGTCTTGATGCAGCCGGTACAAATAATACTCTTTCAGTGGCAATAAGTGGGGGTACGATTCGTAACACTGATGTATGGGCGGCAGTATTCGACTATATAAACCAGGGCTCACCTCTCACAGGATCAATAAATTACAATAGTGGAGCAGTACTGGTTAATGGATTTGCATTCAGTCCGGCCCTATTAGTAAATGCATTTAACCAGGCTGTGGAAGTTATAGCAACCTACAATTCCGGTCAGAACCAGCCCGCAACAATAACCTATGCCCCCGAGTGGACTATGATACTTGATCAGACTGCCACTTATTTGGCAGGGTTTAATGGATACAGCATGAGGAACAGCGTTGCCAACAGAACAATACCTTTTTCAGCTACAACTGATCCTTCAACGACGTCTCTGAACAAGTTCGCCTATTCATCGATGACCGGACTGAGTATGAATTATCAGCCGCCCCCTCCTCCGACAATCCAGGCTTCCGATGTCATATTCACGAATATCACCTCAACATCATTCACGGTCAGGTGGACTAATGGAAACGGAACCAACAGGCTTGTGATAGTTAAACAGGGAAGTGCTGTCGATGCTATACCGGCTGACGGAACAACATATTCGGCCAATAATGCCTGGGCAAGCGGGCAGGAGATTACGACGGGCGATTTTGTTGTTTATAACGGTACGGCAGACAGTGTTGTAGTCGTCAATCTTGAAGCGGCGACCACCTACCATGTTGCAGTTTATGAGTTCAGCGGCCCTCAGGGACTTGAAGATTACCTGCAAACAATTGAGCCGGCAAGGGGAAATACTACAAC
- a CDS encoding IS4 family transposase translates to MNQGKYIFNQLTDFLPQRVLDRLVEKYDGNKYVKFFSCWNQLSCMLFGQLSGRESLRDLMIGLEAHRSKFYHLGFGKNVSRSNLAKANEKRNYRIFEELAYHLIEEARRVTAIKDFNLNIKSNVYAFDSSTIDLCLNVFWWAEFRKTKGGVKLHTLFDVKTSIPSCLLITKASVHDMNALDLLTYEPGGYYILDRGYTDYERLYRITRHSAYFVTRTKKNLRFKRMYSNNADKSTGVLSDQIGKLEGFYSLQYYPDKLRKIKFYDEETNRVFEFMTNNFDLKAHEIALLYKYRWKVELFFKWIKQHLKIKSFWGTTPNAVKIQIYSAIIVYCLVAIVAYKLKVDRSPYEILQILSISLFDKTPLKELLTNQDYQDVKELNCIQLKINYI, encoded by the coding sequence ATGAATCAAGGCAAGTATATTTTCAATCAGCTTACAGATTTTTTGCCCCAAAGAGTGTTGGATCGGTTGGTTGAAAAGTACGATGGAAACAAGTATGTTAAGTTCTTTTCATGCTGGAACCAATTATCGTGCATGCTTTTTGGCCAACTCTCAGGCAGAGAAAGTTTACGAGATTTAATGATTGGACTTGAAGCACATAGATCCAAGTTTTATCACTTGGGTTTTGGGAAAAATGTAAGCCGATCTAATTTGGCTAAAGCAAATGAAAAACGTAACTATCGGATATTTGAAGAGCTCGCTTATCATCTGATTGAAGAAGCCAGAAGAGTTACTGCAATAAAAGACTTTAATTTGAACATTAAATCAAATGTCTATGCCTTTGATTCGTCTACTATTGATTTATGCCTGAATGTCTTCTGGTGGGCTGAGTTCCGTAAAACGAAGGGTGGAGTTAAATTACACACTCTGTTTGATGTAAAAACCTCAATCCCAAGCTGTCTCCTCATAACCAAGGCCTCGGTACATGATATGAATGCCTTGGATTTACTAACATACGAACCAGGAGGATATTATATACTGGATCGTGGTTATACTGATTATGAAAGGCTTTACAGGATTACTCGGCATTCAGCATATTTTGTAACACGAACCAAGAAAAACCTCAGATTTAAACGAATGTATTCCAACAATGCAGATAAAAGTACCGGAGTCCTTTCAGATCAGATTGGCAAGCTCGAAGGTTTTTACTCATTACAATACTACCCGGATAAACTCCGGAAAATCAAGTTTTATGATGAAGAAACAAATAGAGTCTTCGAGTTTATGACAAACAACTTTGATCTTAAGGCCCATGAGATAGCTTTGCTCTATAAATATCGCTGGAAAGTGGAATTGTTCTTCAAATGGATCAAACAGCATCTTAAAATAAAATCCTTCTGGGGAACAACTCCTAATGCAGTTAAAATCCAAATCTACTCTGCGATCATCGTTTATTGTCTGGTAGCAATAGTCGCTTATAAACTGAAAGTAGATCGTTCGCCTTACGAAATTCTACAGATTTTAAGCATATCCCTTTTTGATAAAACGCCTCTAAAAGAGCTACTTACGAACCAAGATTACCAAGATGTCAAAGAACTAAATTGTATACAGTTGAAAATCAATTATATTTAA